The sequence below is a genomic window from Brachyhypopomus gauderio isolate BG-103 chromosome 20, BGAUD_0.2, whole genome shotgun sequence.
agaaaataaGCTTTGAGTAACCCTTACCAaaaaaaagtatacttaaagtttattttttaagtaaactTAAAGTATACTTGGGAAATATACTTATGTAGTAAGTATACTAATATCAATGTACTAATAGTATACTGGTAAGTTTACTAATTCAATACTTCTTGGGACTAAATTGGCCCACTTTttagtttataaaagtatacttttaagtatactttaagtgtaagaatagtaaactttgagtacacaactagtttacatttaggttttattttgtactacaactatactaaaagtaaacttacaggtatactgttagtttactagttatatacttctagtctagtttttagtttatgaaagtacactgttaagtatactttaagtgtaagaatagtaaactttgagtacacaactagtttacatttaggttttattttgtactacaactatactaaaagtaaacttacaggtatactgttagtttactagttatatacttctagtctagtttttagtttatgaaagtacactgttaagtatactttaagtgtaagaatagtaaactttgagtacacaactagtttacatttaggttttattttgtactacaactatactaaaagtaaacttacaggtatactgttagtttactagttatatacttctagtctagtttttagtttatgaaagtacactgttaagtatactttaagtgtaagaatagtaaactttgagtacacaactagtttacatttaggttttattttgtactgttAATATACTAAAAGTAAGCTTATTTGTATACTGCTAGTTTACTAAGAGTATTCTTAAAAGTGTACTTTCATACACTTAAAAGTGGGATATaagtatataactagtaaacTAACAGTATACAAATAAGCTTACTTTTGAACTTAACATAATAATTATAGTTTACTACTTATATGTTTTAAGTATACAATAATTTCAATTTAGTTTCAATTTTTTACACTTTAAATATACCTTTAACTGTACTTTAAGTAGACTTACCAGTGGATtacatacataaaaataaacaagacatACTCATGATTAAGAACATATTTCTTTATATATcaaaatgtaacaaataaaTATAACAAATAACAATGGATGCCAAATTAAGAACATAATTCAAATTAACACCAGTTTAGGACAAGACAGAAGGAACCACAGAGGCAGAGGAACCACAAATCCAACCAAAAAAATTTTCACATGGTCTTCTTTGCAGTGACTTGACTTGTATAGCTTTCGTTGTTGCATTTTTTTCTTATAATGCGTCTCACATCTTGGACGCTGATGTCAGGAAACTTTGACAGGGCATGGCCTgggacacacagaaacaaaacaaaaaaacctcaTTACTTTCTATCACACCATGATCAACATCCAGAGTTAACATAATAAAACAGTCAAAGCAGTATGTCTCtacaatgtgaaattcagttTTATCAGGCAAGTATGAGGACTAATGCAATTGGCAAAATTACTACGTTTACCTACAAATAATTGAAAATGTCCTTTAAAGGTCTTCCTTCACATAAATTAAAGTTCATTTTTAGGTTCTTTTGTTTGCAGCAATGTTTTTTGCCACATTCACAAATATAAACTGATGATCCCAGATTACAGTTACATACAGAGAGATTTAACTCAACATTGAATCATTGTTTGGAACTTTCCATTTTTGTTCCATGTGCGAGGTGACAGTAACTAAATCATGGTCActtccaaaatgaaacattccAGTCATTTTGTTAAAAACTATACAAACATAATGTGTAGAAATTTATTTTagaataaaatgtaattttatttaaatgcagtTACCTATTATAGCATCAAGTTTTGTGTTATCAAGTTGTGGCTTTGATTCCATGTCCTTGTGTGCCCCTGATTGTCTCCCTGTCAAACTAGAATGAGACAGTGTTTCCCTGCCATAGACAAGCACAGCAAGGTCACCGATGTAGACTGACGGATTCGTAGTACGCAGAGAGTTAAGCTGTCGTCTAGGGACTTTGACATCAGAGCCTGGCAAAAGAAAGACCTGCAGAACAATTGAGTGATCAGTTAGTTTGCAATTGGTCATACATAGTTGTTACACACCAAAGTAATGATAAAATAACAACATATTCTCTGAGAAATCTATGCAGTATGTAAACCCAGCtgccactttattagatacaCCTCCTTGTATCTCATTGTCCATTTTATCAGCAGTAGTGACCATATAGGAGTACTTTGTAGTTCTCCAATTACAGACTGTAGTTCATCTGTTTCTCTGTATACTGTTAGACCCTTTCACCCCTCATGGTTCTTCAGTGGTCAGGACCCCCACTGCACCACCACAAAGCAATAGGGGGTGCAAAATGCTACTGTGCCATGCAGGGGACAACCTGATGAAGACACTACACTCTGGGTACATACCATATCATCAGACACTGCTTGGGTAGAAACACATCCAGAAACTGCTGAGTTTACAGATGTTGTGGGTGTTGAGCAGATGGATGCAGGAGTTGAGGGTTGAACTGCAAGTTTTTCAGTTATGTCTTTTAAATTTGCAACTACCACAGGAAGCTCTGTTAAGAGAATGAACATATAAATCATTATAAAGGTGAAAGTTCAAGTCTCATGACTGCATGTTGAGGCAATTTCCAAACATCAGGACAGTCACtttaaaagaagaaataaacatTCAAAAGATAAGGCGAGTGAGAACAGATGGATTTTTTAGATTCTCGTGAAACTTAGGGGGACCTCTATGAACCCTGAAGTTAATGTATTGAAGTTAAGTGTTGATGGACAGAAGGACCAACCGAAACTGCCATTCTTACGCTCTGCCTTCCAGCGAGGCTTATATATTTTTCATGTTTCTGTACTGCAGTTTATGAGTCCACATCGTTTCAGTGTGATCTGGTAAGGGTTGCGACATTCATTTATGTTGATTTATTTTGCTACATTGTGATGTTGCATACAAATGGGGTActgatttaatttaattatttcaaataaaaaatatcaCCTCTCAAGGCATCTAGTATCTCTTTAGCGTTGCCTTCTTTCAGCCTCTTGTTCTCCCTTTTAAGCTCCTTTATTTTCTGCTGCGCCTTACTCCAGTTCCTAGGCGTTAAGTCCTCATCTGATGAGTCCTCTTTTTCGGTAGATAACTACACCAAAAGAAAATCATCATCATTTTCATTAGCATATAATTATAAAGTCATTAGGGAGTGTTGTGTTTAGAATGagcctttatatatatatatatatatagtgatgGGATGCAATGTTGTATTGTATGCATAAGATCTGTTCTACAGACATTCAGCTCTCTGGCTTTAAATGGGTTCGGAACCAATATTAGGAGCGGCTCATTTTCCAACAGTGTAGCACCACTATGTTTCTACAGTAGCCCAGAACGGACAAACCACACACTGGCTGTAAAGAGTGCCTTTCGTGCTTTTATGTTGAAGTGGAAGCTGGAATTTGTCGCGCTATAGCACCGGCTGGAAGATGTGGCAAATACAGAATCCTTCTCAGAATTTCAGACTGTAGTGCATATTTATAGGTACGAGTTCACATAAAATTGCTGGTGGCATATCTTGATAGCTTAAATCTCCTTATCCCCAAATCTCTGAATTTTCCTCTTCCACCTTAAAGAAGCTTATTAGGAAGCTTATTTTCTTATCAGGAAATTAAAAGAAAGTACCAGCATTAAAAGAATAATTAGGATGTTTGCTGGTGTAAGCCAGTTTATCAGTGAGGTAGCAGTGATTATTAAACTAAGTCTAACCTAAATTAACATTAAAAACACAATTAAATGTGTAAAACACTGAGTTACTACGGTGTACTATGATATGAGCATGCTCAGTAGGATACATTGTTAGAAGACAGGTGATGGAGGTTACAACATAAAAGAAGGATTATACTTTTTATTTAGTACAAGAAAAATCAAGAAAGGGTGAATGCTTGCCACCAAAACAAGCGAAAACATGTAAAAGTGAAATGAAATCAGGACAGGTGATTGGAAAGGGAGGGGTGGGTAAGTGGGGTTTTGCTATGGGTCACACACTGCTCCTTTAAACACATAACTTAAACTCCAAACTGTGtaaataatttacctctaaatatGCTTGCTTTGCCATCAACTCCTTCTTCAGTTTTTCAATTATTTGATCTGATGCCTCTTTTGAAGTGCTGGGTGCCTTTTTGCTCttttgctgtaaaaaaaaaacatttaaagttTTTCAATAGCATGGGTGTATTATTAGAATCAGCTATACTACAGATAGGTCTGATTTCTACAGTTTACCAAAATAATCAGTTTGCAATCAGGGAACTTTGTCTTTACGTAACTATCTTTAGTCACTTTGGTCTCCCAAAAAATAATATGCAGTGTATGTTCCTATTCACCAGGCTTTCAGACACTCAGCGAAAGACAATCACATACCATTTACCCAAATTGGCCCTGATAGTGAGACAAAGATATTGTTAAATGATCAGTACAGGAtttacaaaaacaataacatttTTACTAAACATCAGCTTAGGGAAGTACCTAAGTGAAAATGTTTgggcaaaacaaaaaataaaaataaggaaACCACCAAGTACTCAAACAGCCATGCCAGCAATGACACTCATCAGTGAAGGTTTAAAAGGTTTTGATGATGCAAAATGTGTCTTTGTCTGAAATTGTGAAATATTTCCATACCACTGACATGATTGCTGGAGTTATGGTATAGGCAGATAATCACTTGatttctttattgaaaaacagtCAAATTTTTAAGATGTTTGACAGTGATTACAATTTAATGATGAACAGTTCTGTCCCACTCTTAATGGAAAAAAGTGAAACAATTTGAAGTAATATGAATTAGTGCAAATTTTAAACATTGAGGCAATGTGGACTGCTTTTCTAAGTGGGCTACATTCATGTCTGACAAAAATTCAGGATTTATTTCTTAAAAAACAATTCCATTTTGTGGCGAAGAGATTAAGTGTAGTCACAAAAATGTGTGGAAAGATAATTTGCTTTTCAGTTTTGGTTTTTCACACATAAATAAACAGTATGGATTGTCAGTCATTGATGTCACCCCACCACATCGCTATGGTGCGAACTGCAGACTGAGGGACGGAAGTGATTTTCCACATCTATggttcaaaaaaaaaatgtaaaatgtgcttATTTTTTGTCAATGTGACTTTTCATCACATTGAAaattgtcctccgcatttaagcggcaccagcgagaatacaggagggaggaactttctctcgttgcgtttcaaaagagaaaacagatgtcactcagttttcaatggaaacaaattccaacgttcatttacagtgatgtctaccgTTCATGACACAATGTGCactaattcacgttcaagttattaaaaaatgtgttgcgtTCAGTTCAACATTCACGAAAAAAAGAATGATTCAATGAACGCGTTCTTTTGAACTCGTTCACGCACAACactgtgaatagtgaatttactcgagtttctcttttaacaacttccgccctgtcctgcctctcttcttcgcgcaactcatttgggacgtagatttgacttattactgcctctttgttattaccttttgggaagaaaaaatatcgagatatatatcgtatatcgccattcagctaaaaaatatcgagatattatttttgctccatatcgcccagccttaATGCCATCTTTTCCCTTATGTCTATCCAACAACATTTAAATCCAGACAGAGGCAGTAAGTGAAGAACacagtggaggagatggaggtgaggagtcTGTGCTGCACTAGTTTAGAGGATATCAGGAGAGAAAGATACAATCAGAACATCACAGTAGATGTTAGACGTGATGTTGGTGTGATGAAGAGAGAtttgaactgaactgaaaaatGAGCTGCTATTGAGCAGCAGATATAAGGACCTCCAAGAAAACAAACCACAACATACAGAAGTGTTGAGCTACAACTTGTGTGTTGGCGGTTGGTGGACCTCGAATCCGAGGAGCTCCACAACGTCTGTGGTTTGGTTTTCTTTTACTGTCCTGTGGATTAACCAGCAACACAAACTCAACTCCGCCCCTTTCGTCATTAACGTTACGGTTTTAAATCTATCACCAGTGTTCACCCACAGATCAACAGTTCACTGTTCAATACTCACTTTTATCGCATGAGGGTGAAGTCAGCTTTTTATTCCTGTTGTTCCTTTCCACCTTAAATATTGTGGCAGTTAGCCAAAATTTTGGCTTCTGCTGCACTATTTAAGGTGGAACAGGAAAACTGGTGTATGAGCTGCTTCACCCTCGTGTGGTCGGTAGGAGTGAGTATTGTATAGTGAACAGTtgatttgtgggtgatgtgacagGTCACTGTTCATTGTGGTATCTTGGTTAAAttgatttaaatttaaataaatgacCTAAACTCCCCTAAAGGGCAGTCATGGTGTAGTGGTAAGGAACCCTGCTCCCTGggtttgtgggtttgattcccagctaggccatgactgaagtgcccttgagcaaggcacttaacccctactgctccctgggtgccagGGCTAAGGCTGCCCACCGCTTTGGGCACGTGTGTACTCACAGCCCCCCTAGTGTTCGTTcactggtgtgtatgtgtgtgtttcactgcacGGATGGGTTAAATCATGCATcaccagacagaaatggttttgacgttgtgtgcgcaatgcattgtgggcaacgtagtgtccgcatgagaatagttaacatactggctagttaataacatactggcttccgcacgacgttacccgtgatgaattgcagcagagcggggtaggcatagcacATATAAGAACGTATAGTGATTTCTAGCTTGTAGTTGTcatgtctggctccgcccccttctagtctcattgtttttatgttttccttgttcttgtcacgccactctgtttcagctgttccgtgttagctcgtcttagttttacaagtgtgtgtgtgtatattgcctatgtccagactataccttcggggatcattgtcgtttctttatttcctagttggatgtgcacggtattcacgccttatctgtgattcgtggttttgattagcttcgtgtttgtgtatggttaaagtctctgttccattttcaggttcgtagtgttttaggttttcagttcatgttcACTACAGTTCATCAGTTCACTACTGATGTAGCTCCTCGTTTAGGAACTAAATCATTCACAGTGTgagcactgctgctctctccgctgttggccatgtttattttgcgcgctgcacgcacaacctgcgtccttgcgtcataatgtcgcgatatagcgaaatcctatcgaataaagaaatgtactggtatttttgtgaacgatattatatcgcccacccctagatGGCATTTAATTCTACTGTTCCTTAACTGTATGAATGTAATTACCTGTTTTACTGGTATTTCGTCTGCCTCTTCCACATCCCTCATCCACCTGCTGTTTGGCTTGGTCTTCCTCTTGAGTGACTGGTTCCAGATGTCCACACCCTTTATGAATTCCTCTCTCTTATGGCAAAGGTCACTGTAGTTGTCTGTGTGAAAAAGTTTTGTGTACACTGAGCAAAATAAAATGCCAAATGGGTCATCAAGCTATGTGTGATCTCTGCACTCTCCCTAACATACTCATTGGTGGCAACCTAACACACTACACTTCCCTGCAAACACAGTTATGATGTGACAACATTGTAACAATCTATTGCTTTAGTGCCCACAATGTTGAAATGTCATTTCTCAGAAAGTTGTCACAATGTTGTAACAACGTAGTGGTAATGCTGTCACTACGCTATCATAACCTTATAGAATTCTTCATACGTACCATATCTGCATGGAACTCTAAGTTGCCAGTAAGTAGTCATAATACCATAAGACATTGTGACAACCTTGTTCGGACAATATAAAAAAGCACCACCTTTTGACAATATTGTAGCAACGTTTGTTTCGTGCACTGGTCAATTTTGAGATTTAGGATTATTTTTGCTTCAATAACATGGACTCTTTCAGACTATGTGAAAGAAAACGTTGAAAGCACACATTTAAGTGTTTATTTTACTACACTTTATCTACTTTGTCTTTTCTCATACACTGAGTCAGAAATCTCTACTTCAGTAGCACTTAGAACATAACTTTCCAGTTTTATTCTTATTTTTACTGTGAAGGTTTTTAAAGAGAGCTTTGCTCAGGGTGAAACTCTTAAGCTAGCATACCACACCCAGCACTATGTGACTACACTACATTAGCGACCTCCACATAGAAAACTGGTTAGTAAATATGAATTTGCTGTCCTTACAAATAATAAAACGTCAACTGGCCAAAAGCAACGTACAATGTTGGATATGTAACGTCTGATAATGTTTAACTTTGAGGACGAGCGTTTTTAAAATCTGTTTCTCACTGTTGACCGGAACACCGGAGTTTTCAAACCTTACGGCGCCAAAAGTCTCTGTAAAAGTCTCTGTCGACGTAGCCCAATTCAAATACAGAACTTAGAAAGTTACTTACCACTGAGCATTAACACCTTTGCAGGAAAAAAGGCTGAACCATCTTTCTTTTTTCTGCCTTTGTTCCACTTTACATTTATCCATCCATCTTCATCATCGAGTCTGGGGCACTGTGTGATCATTTCTGAAGATGTACATTGCTGGTCTTCAGTACTCATCCAATCAGTTTTCCCAACTTCCACGGTCTTGTCCTTAAAGTAATATATGGCAAATGCCATTGTGACACAATACTGTTATACTGCGGTCGTCTGTTTTATATTGTTCGTATATGCTAACGGCAGAAGATGCTCAACGGTCTAATCAGCGCGCGAACAGATCAAATGGCCTGCTCTCGCGAGATATGCGTGACTGCGACGAAAAGAATTGCGGGAAGCAGGAGATTCTCCGAACACATATCTCTGCGTGTTCTCTAGCTTCTGTGCAACAAGCGACAAAATGGCGAAACGTTCAGGACCTTACAAACGATACTTGGAGAACGACACAGAAAGAATCCCAAGGCGAACCAAGTTCAGATGGAATGCAAAAGTAAGTAACGTTTATTATAAGACATTAAAATACTACACACATGCCTTTAGACAGACGTAATGAATTAAAATGTGTTATTTATGACATGCATAAGTTTATGATTTAATCAATAATATTAACCTTGGAGAAAGAAATTACTATCTTTTTTCCCCTAACTTTTAAACATTCTATCTTTCCTTGTCTACAAGTAGAACTACAATAAAAATGGTCCAAGAAATACTGGAGGTGACAGTAGTAACACTTCCAACAGTGAAGATGAAAAAATTGGAAATGAGCACTTTGAGAAGAGAGGTATTAACATTCAAGAGGTATTAACACTATTATTCCCTACAGTGTTATTATAATATCGATACTAAGGTGTTCAGTCAGACATACTGTGATAGTTAATTTTGTCCATATTGCCCATGGAGAGCATCTCTTTTTACAGCAGTAATAATGTTATTCATACTGTACTACATGATTTGTTTTCATGACTTCCACTTTATATGTCTTTGAGTTGTCAAATAAACTTTTACCTTACTTCTGTTTGTCCTTCTCATAAACAGTATCTGTCACCCATTAGTGATTAACAAACACGGCCCAGTTCTAGTATCGATTATTTGTGGTACAATAAAGGTCtggtgtttttttatgtttacttttaaTGTTTTTCCCTTGTTAGCCTTTAGACATTGAGTATGACGGAGTAAACCCAGAAGATGATATGAGTACTGTATCCAGCAGTGAAGTGGACAATGAAAACTCCTCCACAACTAGCCTTATGGGTACTGACATTCAAGAGGTACATACACAAGTTTTGTCTACTGGCATTGTTATTTCTTTTCATCCAACTCATTGCTCCAACAACAAATCTTAAAATATGCTGGGCTAACTCCACACAAGATATTACTTGTAGTTAGTGGATTGCTGTGATAGTTGGTGAGAGCATTTATCCCCCTTACAGAAAGATTCCACTTTATTATGGCCAAATGACAAACTCCATTTATGAAGGCAGCAGAGGGCCTTCATAAATTCAATGATATTTTGCCATTAATTCAGTTGTTTATTCTTTTTCCCTTGTTAATCTTTAGAACAACATTGAAGATGACATGAGCAATGCATCCAGCAgtgaagat
It includes:
- the LOC143484203 gene encoding BEN domain-containing protein 6-like, whose amino-acid sequence is MAFAIYYFKDKTVEVGKTDWMSTEDQQCTSSEMITQCPRLDDEDGWINVKWNKGRKKKDGSAFFPAKVLMLSDNYSDLCHKREEFIKGVDIWNQSLKRKTKPNSRWMRDVEEADEIPVKQQKSKKAPSTSKEASDQIIEKLKKELMAKQAYLELSTEKEDSSDEDLTPRNWSKAQQKIKELKRENKRLKEGNAKEILDALRELPVVVANLKDITEKLAVQPSTPASICSTPTTSVNSAVSGCVSTQAVSDDMVFLLPGSDVKVPRRQLNSLRTTNPSVYIGDLAVLVYGRETLSHSSLTGRQSGAHKDMESKPQLDNTKLDAIIGHALSKFPDISVQDVRRIIRKKCNNESYTSQVTAKKTM
- the LOC143484152 gene encoding uncharacterized protein LOC143484152 isoform X2, yielding MAKRSGPYKRYLENDTERIPRRTKFRWNAKNYNKNGPRNTGGDSSNTSNSEDEKIGNEHFEKRGINIQEPLDIEYDGVNPEDDMSTVSSSEVDNENSSTTSLMGTDIQENNIEDDMSNASSSEDDDGEVDNENSSTSSLFGADIQEYGEDLSDSEGSMLHATRSEAGNDGDSEDLMEDNIGGGSTSEFSVVCSKWLNDKVLVIKFNNSRKEDHFVK